A single window of Manduca sexta isolate Smith_Timp_Sample1 chromosome 15, JHU_Msex_v1.0, whole genome shotgun sequence DNA harbors:
- the LOC115439988 gene encoding ribonucleases P/MRP protein subunit POP1, whose translation METNEFDATLGGAEHLPLSANNLKFAASRSVEIAALTELILRPSATKLIFQTLPVHMRRRAMSHNCKRLPKKLRDAYFEQLKKSGISPKQKRPSRKHRRRPKYLLEEYNRRQKRNMWLETHIWHAKRFHMTECWGYRLAYAPCDKAFRACYRGSSAHCLMQDISYLTPIQIEGPVDVIKDMFSTITNSSCNLSIGAKAYISGNREGTIHVYNSNTYPFGYIGKVQFMWIPSTNIHKTLCLFVHPAIVKQIELLLMDLLSNNTEQKDFEDVSKKRKLNHIYAENIQIKVLSGMFNRFRLTGPNSHAILVNSLKCVDDIQKIKHDDWVEKCDNKDLELLKEKDQYWSSLSLANSPSQLPPQAVIGLVVRDPRLRRPNHRTKALCKHDSAVNTSILTNIPPHASTSALWNLDVHETIKKNAVTNSKYIQHVTKTQLVPGEINENDPFLQSLPVVLVQRPGSQDPTHKKIGYGCGWDIIMPSGYGLPFWLTFIMFGARPGGLRETESLAFEMGECYFPPDSEAGRIEEEKIESELKNRYFRLPPSKRVNFIKLGINAPFICPWRLLLQDWSETPVEKFFILRDRQKLNNLQECIQAKKCIPQMENSDFCLVAVYLQLSVRGSLKKNALICLPEQNDMSCIKELAEPHHEDPNEQLRKVKRAAHLKLLKQLRKKRIKQHKKQITTIKKLNKKTSKEPSKYVKEMRELWLPSNVETVRHIGARQVMGYISQGAFSFTEARSCGVGYITYNALNTLLNMAKNQVLLRNTSSRKYRLANIQIAIH comes from the exons ATGGAAACCAACGAATTTGACGCCACCCTGGGTGGCGCAGAACATCTACCTCTTTCGGCAAATAACCTAAAATTCGCTGCATCCAGAAGCGTAGAAATCGCTGCACTAACCGAACTCATCCTTCGACCCAGTGCGACAAAGTTAATATTCCAAACCTTGCCTGTGCATATGCGACGAAGAGCAATGAGCCATAACTGTAAAAGGTTACCGAAAAAGCTGAGGGATGCATATTTTGAACAATTGAAAAAAAGCGGTATATCCCCTAAACAGAAGAGACCATCGCGAAAACACAGACGTCGtccaaaatatttgttagaagagTATAATCGTCGTCAAAAACGAAATATGTGGTTAGAAACTCACATATGGCACGCTAAAAGATTTCACATGACAGAATGTTGGGGCTACCGTCTCGCCTATGCTCCTTGCGATAAAGCATTTCGGGCATGCTACAGAGGGAGCTCGGCTCATTGCCTCATGCAAGATATTTCATATCTTACACCAATACAAATTGAAGGTCCAGTAGATGTCATTAAAGATATGTTCTCAACTATAACTAACAGCTCATGCAATCTCAGTATTGGTGCCAAAGCTTATATCTCTGGAAATAGAGAAGGAACAATCCATGTATACAATTCAAATACATATCCCTTTGGTTACATAGGAAAAGTGCAATTTATGTGGATTCCATCCACTAATATCCACAAAACCTTATGTCTCTTTGTACATCCAGCAatagtaaaacaaattgaattgtTGTTAATGGACTTACTCAGTAATAACACTGAACAAAAAGACTTTGAAGatgtaagtaaaaaaagaaaattaaatcacatctatgcagaaaatattcaaataaaagtgCTGTCAGGCATGTTTAACAGATTTAGATTGACTGGGCCCAATAGTCATGCAATATTAGTAAATAGTCTAAAATGTGTTGATGATATTCAAAAGATAAAACATGATGATTGGGTGGAAAAGTGTGATAATAAAGACTTAGAATTATTAAAGGAAAAAGATCAGTATTGGAGCAGTTTAAGTCTAGCAAATTCACCATCACAACTTCCTCCGCAGGCTGTTATTGGGTTAGTTGTAAGAGATCCTCGTTTGAGGAGGCCCAATCATAGAACTAAGGCACTATGTAAGCATGATAGTGCTGTAAATACTAGCATATTAACCAATATACCACCACATGCCTCAACCTCAGCATTATGGAATTTAGACGTACatgaaacaattaaaaagaaTGCAGTCACCAACAGTAAATACATTCAGCATGTCACCAAAACTCAGCTTGTGCCCGGTGAAATCAATGAAAATGATCCATTTCTACAAAGTCTACCTGTTGTTTTAGTGCAGCGACCTGGTTCACAAGATCCTACTCACAAAAAAATTG gCTATGGATGTGGTTGGGACATTATAATGCCTTCTGGATATGGTCTTCCTTTCTGGCTcacatttattatgtttggaGCGAGACCAGGAGGACTCCGTGAAACAGAGAGCTTAGCTTTTGAAATGGGAGAATGTTACTTCCCTCCGGACTCTGAAGCAGGGAGAatagaagaagaaaaaatagAATCAGaacttaaaaatagatattttagatTACCACCAAGCAAGagagtaaattttataaaactgggTATCAATGCCCCATTTATTTGTCCTTGGCGATTATTACTTCAAGACTGGAGTGAAACCCCAGTAGAAAAATTCTTTATACTGCGTGACAGacaaaagttaaataatttacag GAATGCATACAAGCCAAGAAATGTATACCACAAATGGAAAATTCTGACTTTTGCTTAGTAGCAGTGTATTTGCAACTATCTGTAAGAGGGAGTCTCAAAAAAAATGCTTTGATCTGTTTGCCAGAGCAGAATGATATGAGTTGCATAAAAGAATTGGCTGAACCACACCATGAGGACCCTAATGAACAATTAAGAAAAGTGAAAAGAGCAGCACATTTGAAACTTCTGAaacaattaagaaaaaaaagaatcaaACAACACAAGAAACAGATT ActacaataaagaaattaaataaaaaaacatccaaaGAACCTTCAAAATATGTGAAAGAAATGAGGGAGTTATGGTTGCCCTCGAATGTGGAGACAGTGCGCCACATTGGCGCCCGCCAAGTTATGGGTTATATTTCTCAAGGAGCATTTAGTTTCACAGAAGCGCGAAGCTGTGGCGTTGGGTACATTACTTATAACGCACTTAACACTCTCCTAAACATGGCCAAAAACCAAGTACTTTTACGGAATACAAGTTCAAGAAAATATCGACTTGCGAATATACAAATCGCTATACATTGA